A portion of the Calliphora vicina chromosome 5, idCalVici1.1, whole genome shotgun sequence genome contains these proteins:
- the LOC135960218 gene encoding histone PARylation factor 1-like, with product MPKEDCKYWDKCYQKNPTHLDKYNHPKKEEKTEGAGKESPEKITTKAPPKRRSSEMEKPATSVVAPKEDDGKAKYETEDLKKEAMANISGKDWMAMLQKRIKFSEQQEYDNLLKTNEFIRHKFLVEMPPDFYAFWKFLEHFKNNLKGEDLLSYVEKTFQLMLVGPFEFLAGKFNKAQLHEPGDYLRHWRFFYDPPEFQTLFVRKATGIHYGYWRDDPHDKETLLVARNDASKNCEFEFVAGNAFDAFLSYLEKDFQGTPFTAATVNNVKKSQQKFIETNEVKLESLEKLQKARSMKVVCKSFHRAGIVVPFETKTQLGYRPLMESDAELKKILKLFDTAGCLKDDKDDPVTKAVMDKLQPIATAATIAVDECDFGTALELGIDLFCSGYTQLHSLIHSLLVPAYSLLKRPQFIAISKAHLDSRVKALSLSMFDYDK from the coding sequence atgccTAAGGAGGACTGCAAATATTGGGATAAATGTTATCAGAAAAATCCCACACACTTGGACAAATATAATCAtccaaaaaaagaagaaaagacTGAAGGAGCTGGGAAAGAATCGCctgaaaaaattacaacaaaagcCCCACCAAAACGTAGATCCTCAGAAATGGAGAAGCCTGCTACATCTGTAGTAGCACCCAAAGAGGATGACGGTAAAGCAAAATATGAAACAGAAGACTTGAAAAAAGAGGCCATGGCCAATATAAGTGGTAAAGATTGGATGGCTATGTTGCAGAAACGTATTAAATTTTCGGAGCAGCAAGAATACGACAATTTGCTAAAAACCAATGAATTTATACGTCACAAATTTCTGGTAGAAATGCCACCAGATTTCTAtgcattttggaaatttttggaacattttaaaaataacctgAAGGGTGAGGATTTGTTGTCTTATGTGGAGAAAACATTTCAATTAATGTTGGTGGGACCATTTGAATTTTTGGCGGGAAAGTTTAATAAAGCGCAATTGCACGAGCCGGGTGATTATCTACGACATTGGCGTTTTTTCTACGATCCCCCAGAGTTTCAGACATTATTCGTAAGAAAAGCCACAGGCATACACTACGGTTATTGGCGTGATGATCCCCATGATAAGGAAACTTTGCTGGTGGCCCGTAATGATGCCTCTAAAAATTGTGAATTCGAATTTGTGGCCGGCAATGCATTTGATGCCTTTTTAAGCTACTTGGAAAAAGATTTTCAAGGTACACCCTTCACAGCGGCTACTGTGAACAATGTTAAAAAATCTCAACAGAAATTCATAGAAACCAATGAAGTAAAATTGGAATCCTTGGAGAAATTGCAGAAGGCTCGCAGCATGAAAGTAGTTTGTAAGTCTTTCCACCGTGCTGGCATTGTGGTTCCCTTTGAAACAAAAACCCAATTGGGTTACCGGCCCTTAATGGAAAGTGATGCCgagttaaagaaaattttgaaattatttgatACGGCTGGTTGCTTAAAGGACGACAAAGATGATCCTGTTACCAAGGCTGTAATGGATAAACTGCAACCCATTGCTACTGCTGCCACCATAGCTGTAGATGAATGTGATTTTGGCACTGCATTGGAATTGGGTATCGATTTATTTTGCAGTGGATATACACAATTGCATTCGCTTATACATTCTTTGCTGGTACCGGCATATTCATTGTTAAAACGGCCTCAATTTATAGCTATATCTAAGGCACATTTAGATAGCCGGGTAAAAGCGTTAAGTTTAAGCATGTTTGATTATGATAAGTGA